The Paramisgurnus dabryanus chromosome 6, PD_genome_1.1, whole genome shotgun sequence genome has a window encoding:
- the LOC135744018 gene encoding spindlin-W translates to MSKKRGRKRSSGELSDSLTPDPNNLLGRRIQHSWREKGALTKWKGTVLDRLTVNSSLFMVKYDGFDCVYGIELFKDDRVSNLQVLTEKVVNNKIKVPHDAEELVGKAVEHLFEKEDGEKNEWRGMVLSRAPIMTNWYYITYEKDPVLYMYQLWDDYKDGDLRILPEAENKHLLPADRKPGEETESLVGKQVEYVTDKGVKRTGLVIYQVPAKPSVYYIKYDDDFHIHVYDLVKTT, encoded by the exons ATGTCCAAGAAAAGGGGCAG GAAACGCAGCAGTGGAGAGCTGAGTGACAGTCTCACTCCAGATCCCAACAACCTGCTGGGTCGACGAATTCAGCACAGCTGGAGAGAGAAGGGAGCCTTGACCAAGTGGAAGGGCACCGTTCTGGACCGACTCACCGTCAACTCTTCCTTATTCATGGTCAAGTACGACGGGTTCGATTGCGTCTATGGCATCGAGCTCTTTAAGGACGACAGGGTCTCGAACCTGCAGGTCCTCACTGAAAAAGTGG TGAACAACAAGATCAAGGTTCCACACGACGCAGAAGAGCTGGTGGGAAAAGCGGTGGAGCATCTGTTTGAAAAGGAAGACGGCGAGAAAAACGAGTGGAGGGGGATGGTGTTGTCTCGCGCTCCCATCATGACTAACTGGTATTATATCACCTATGAGAAAGACCCAGTACTCTACATGTATCAGCTCTGGGACGACTACAAAGACGGAGATCTGCGGATCTTACCTGAAGCAG AGAATAAACACCTGCTCCCGGCAGACCGAAAGCCCGGAGAGGAAACCGAGAGCCTTGTGGGTAAGCAGGTGGAGTACGTCACTGATAAAGGGGTGAAGAGAACTGGCCTGGTCATCTATCAAGTTCCCGCTAAGCCGTCCGTTTATTACATCAAATATGACGATGATTTCCACATCCACGTGTATGACCTGGTGAAGACCACCTAA